The Pigmentiphaga aceris DNA segment ACCAAAGACTGCGGCGCAAGCGCCCCGGCAGGCCCGCGCGCAGCCCGCCGCGCCAAGACCAACCAAAGCTTGCCCAAGGCACCGCCCGAGCCCGCCCCGGTTGCCAGCGACCACGCCAGACCGCCCAACCATAAGAAAAGTGTTAGAACATGCAAACCCAGCAAGCCACTGACGGCCCAGAGCAGATTCACGGGCCGGCTGGCATCACCCAAGGCCGCAGTCGCAGTACCCGCTCCCAGCAACACAGCCACCACGCCCAACAACAAGGCAGCCAGATTCGCCCCGCCACGCCAGGTGCGCACGGCCTCGACCAGCCCTTCCCGCGCAGCCAATTGAGCCGCACGCTGGGTCAATGCAGCGTCCAGCGGCAGTTCGCGGGCGCGCAGCGCGCGCATTTCCGCGTCGTCGGCAAGCGGCCCCCACAAGGATTCGCGCAGGCGAACGGCTTCGACCAGCCAGTGGGACATCAACGGCGAAGCCGCTGCGGGAACATCTGAAGGCGAAGCAGGCGAAGAAGCGGAAGGCAAAGGAAGCGACAATGGGCAGGAGACGTGAAAGAGATGCGGCGCGTTTGCGGGTACGCAAGGGGGGTACGCAAAAGGATGTACAAGACAGCGCGCAAGGCAACGCACGAGGGGAAGGCGCAGGTCAGGTGCAAAGGAAGTGCAAGGCAACCAGCACGCGCCCAAGCTTACGTTTTTCACCTGCGCGGGTAAACCACCACCCGCCTGATCGGCGCGCCGCTTGGTACAGTCAAGCCATTGGAGGACATCACCGTGAACATTACCCTACCCCTACGCCTTGCTGCCACGGCTGTGCTCGTGGCGGCCCTGGGTGCCTGTGCATACCCTGGTCAATTGCAAACAGGCACCAGCGTGACCGAGGCCACGTCGAAATACGGCGCGCCGGTCGTGGAACGCCCGCTGCCAGGCGGCGGCAAGCGCCTGATCTGGACCACGCAGCCCCTGGGCCAATACGCCTGGCGCGCCGATGCTGACGCCAGCGGCACCATTCGCAGCGTCACACAGGTCCTGAGCACGCCGGAATTTGACCGGCTGTCTCAGGGCACCTGGACCAGGGACCGCCTGTTGGGCGAATTCGGCCCGCCCGCCGAAGTATCCACCGTGGGCTTCCGAACCAGCACTGAAGTCTGGTCGTGGCGCTATAAGGAATCGGACGTCTTCCCGTACATGCTGTATGCGTACTTCGACGATCGCGGAAACATGATCCGCTATCACAAGGGACCGGACCCGATGTTCGATGCCAAGGATGGCAGCGGGGATCGGCCGTAAGCCACCGTTTGTGCAAGGGGCCACCGTTTGTGCAAAAGGCGATAGTCAGCGCACGGCGCAAAGCCCCTCGCAGACCGTCTTGCGCATGGCCACGTCGATCCGATCGAAGTGCTTGGCAAATGGTGCCTTGGCTGCAGGGTCCAGCGCGTCCATCTCGGTCAAGACCTGCTGGCGCGCGGACACGGGCATGGCTGCCTGGACCGTGTCCGCAACGTCCGACAATGCCGCCAGCATGGCCTCTTTGTAGGCGGGTGACAGGCGGTCATCGTGCATCACCTCGAACAGGCTGGTGTAGTTGCTGGCAATGCCATCCAGCATATTGCGCAGCTTCGCCATTCGCGGGTCTCTGGCACGCGCCTCGGGACTGATTGCTTCCACCATTTCCAGAAGCGGTGCCAGTTGCTTTGACATGCAGCGCACCAGGAATGGCTGGATCAGCGCCAGCTCTTCCTGGAACGTGTAGGTGTTCTGCATCATGACGGCTGCTGCCTGATGGCCCACTTCGGGAAGTTGCGACTTGCGATCGATGCGGCGGTCCAGGTCGAACAAGGCATAGGCGACAGAAATCTGGTTCGCGCTATGACACACCGAAATCAAATCGCCTAGCTGCGCCTGCGTGAAAGTGCGCCCATCAAGGAACTGGCGGTGATCGGACAGACGTTTGATGAGCGGACCGGCGTCTGGGTCGCTCAGCCGAGGCATGCCACCCTGCTTCATGGCAATGTCCAGCTTTTTGCCGAGGGTCTGGCTGTCTGCCAGATAATCACTCAGGCTCTGGGCTTGAACCGAGAAACTGGCCAACGCCAATGCCGATGAAATGATCAGTCTTTTATAAATCATGCGTACCCAGTCAGAAGGTCAACACACCAGCCCGCGCGCATTGACTGAAGGCCGTGGTTTGAAGGCAATAGCTTAAAGGCCGTGCCTGCCAGCCGTGCCCGGCGCGGAACAGGCTCGATTTATAAACGCATGCATTGACCCGGCAAAAACAAAAAACAACTGGAAAGATAAAAGCGCGTTTTGAAGCATGAGCATCGCGACATCCCCCGCACACGAAAACGCGCAGCGGCTGCGCGCCATCGTATCTACCTCGGCATCGCTGATGGCTGCATTGCGGGCGGCGCGCTCGCTTGCGCTGCATGATTGGTGTATCGGGGCAGGTGCGGTCCGATCGCTGGTCTGGGACACGCTGCACGGCCATGCATGCCCCTCGGCCCCCGAGGACATCGATGTCGTCTACTACGACGCGCGGGCGTGTCCTGCGCAAGACGCGCAGCTTGAAGCCCGCTTGCGGGCAACGATCCCGACAATGCGCTGGGAAGTCACCAATCAGGCCCACGTCCACGAGTGGTTCGCCAGCACGCTTGGCCAGACCGTTGCGCCGTTTTCCAGTCTGAAAGAAGGCATTGCGACATGGCCTGAATATGCAACCTGCGTTGGCGTGTACGTGAACGAAGATGATTCAATCGGCATCGTCGCCCCATACGGACTGGATGATCTGTTCAACCTTCGGGTTCGGCACAACCCGACCAGAGCAAGTCTGGACACCTACCGGCAGCGTGTGCATGACAAGCGATTCCAGGAACGCTGGCCCAGGCTGTCGATCAGCATGGAATGAACGCACAACAAACAGGCAAAAAAAACGGCGACCTTGTCAGATCGCCGTTTTCCATAAGTATTGCTGCAGGCAGTAATACGTCAAACGCTCATTCGGGCAGACCACGCCGCTGACGCTTCAGCCGTTGCGCCTTCTGCCATCTCCAGAACCACAGCGCATAGCCGCTCAAACCGTAGATCACGAACAGCCCGAACAGTGCAATCGGCGGATCAACCGAGATGAACACGAACGCCAGCACCACCAGCAAAATGCCCCAGAATGGCACGCTGCGGCTCAGGGCAAACGACTTGCCGCTGAAGAACGGTGCATTGCTGACCATCGACACACCAGCGTAGACCGTGACGGCGAACGCTACCCACGGCAACCAGAGTTCCTGGATCGTGAGCTTGTTGTCCACCGCCAGCCAGACAAAGCCTGACACCAAGGCAGCAGACGCCGGGCTGGGCAAGCCTTGGAAATAACGCTTGTCCACCACCGTCAGGTTGGTGTTGAAGCGTGCCAGGCGAAGTGCTGCGCCAGCCACGTAAATGAATGCAGCCAGCCAACCCCAGCGGCCCAGGTCTTTCAAAATCCATTCGTACATGACCAGCGCGGGTGCCACGCCGAACGAGCACATGTCGGACAGCGAGTCGTATTGCTCGCCGAAGGCCGACTGGGTGTTGGTCAGACGCGCCACGCGGCCGTCCATGCCGTCCAGCACCATGGCGGCAAAAATGGCCATGGCGGCTACGTCGAAGCGGCCGTTCATGGCTTGCACGATGGCGTAGAAGCCCGCAAACAGGGCTGCCGTCGTAAAGGCGTTAGGAAGCAGGTAAATGCCGCGCCGGCGCCGTTCAATCTCTGTCATCAGATCTCCGCAAGAATCGTCGTGGTTGCGCTGACCTTGTCGCCGATGGTGACTCGGGGACGCGCTTCTGGCGGCAGGTATACGTCCACCCGCGATCCAAAGCGGATGAAGCCGTAGCGCTGGCCGCGGCTCAAGGTTTCACCGTTTTTGACATAGCAAAGAATGCGCCTGGCAATAAGGCCTGCCACTTGTACCGAGGTAACCACCACGCCATCAGGACGGCGGATGACGATGGCGTTGCGCTCGTTGTCCAGCGAGGCCTTGTCCAGGTCTGCGTTGACGAACTTGCCGGGGAAGTAGGCAACGCT contains these protein-coding regions:
- a CDS encoding nucleotidyltransferase family protein, yielding MSIATSPAHENAQRLRAIVSTSASLMAALRAARSLALHDWCIGAGAVRSLVWDTLHGHACPSAPEDIDVVYYDARACPAQDAQLEARLRATIPTMRWEVTNQAHVHEWFASTLGQTVAPFSSLKEGIATWPEYATCVGVYVNEDDSIGIVAPYGLDDLFNLRVRHNPTRASLDTYRQRVHDKRFQERWPRLSISME
- the pssA gene encoding CDP-diacylglycerol--serine O-phosphatidyltransferase, which produces MTEIERRRRGIYLLPNAFTTAALFAGFYAIVQAMNGRFDVAAMAIFAAMVLDGMDGRVARLTNTQSAFGEQYDSLSDMCSFGVAPALVMYEWILKDLGRWGWLAAFIYVAGAALRLARFNTNLTVVDKRYFQGLPSPASAALVSGFVWLAVDNKLTIQELWLPWVAFAVTVYAGVSMVSNAPFFSGKSFALSRSVPFWGILLVVLAFVFISVDPPIALFGLFVIYGLSGYALWFWRWQKAQRLKRQRRGLPE